From Pseudomonas sp. CCI4.2, one genomic window encodes:
- a CDS encoding murein transglycosylase A, whose protein sequence is MIDFFCRWRRFLFCVAPLFALLAACDNGVPKATPPTVTTYVSVKWEDLPVTSDEDLLAGFNTWYSACTRMANDKIWKTTCSAAAQVQPNAPAIREFLKSNLQVYSLRSADKGAKGLITGYFEPIYKGSLERSDTTTVPVYGVPDDLVVVALDSIYPELKGKRLRGRLEGRTLKPYDDAATIGRQGANAPVLAWLSNPMDLQFLQIQGSGRIQLDSGKQVRIGYADQNGHPYRPVGRWLVDHDQLKKEELSMSRIRDWATANPDQVPELLASNPSYVFFGIRPESNEGPRGSLNVPLTAGYSVAIDRKVIPLGSLLWLSTTRPNGGAIVRPVAAQDTGGAIAGEVRADLFTGTGVEAGELAGNMKQSGQIWLLWPKDTAMPTVQ, encoded by the coding sequence GTGATTGATTTTTTCTGCCGCTGGCGCCGGTTTTTGTTTTGCGTCGCGCCACTCTTCGCCCTTCTGGCCGCCTGCGACAACGGCGTGCCCAAGGCCACGCCGCCGACTGTGACCACCTACGTCAGCGTCAAGTGGGAGGACCTGCCGGTGACCAGCGATGAAGACCTCCTCGCAGGCTTCAACACCTGGTATTCCGCGTGCACTCGGATGGCCAACGATAAAATCTGGAAAACCACCTGCAGCGCTGCCGCTCAAGTCCAACCAAACGCCCCGGCGATTCGTGAATTTCTTAAGTCAAACCTGCAGGTGTATAGCCTGCGCTCGGCAGACAAAGGCGCCAAGGGATTGATCACCGGTTATTTCGAGCCCATCTACAAAGGCAGCCTTGAGCGCAGCGATACGACCACTGTCCCGGTGTATGGCGTGCCGGATGACTTGGTGGTGGTCGCGTTGGATAGCATCTACCCCGAACTCAAGGGCAAACGCCTGCGTGGCCGGCTTGAGGGTCGCACGCTCAAGCCCTATGACGATGCCGCTACCATTGGCCGCCAAGGCGCAAACGCTCCGGTACTGGCATGGCTAAGCAACCCGATGGACCTGCAATTTCTGCAAATCCAGGGTTCTGGCCGCATCCAGTTAGACAGTGGGAAACAGGTACGCATTGGCTATGCCGACCAGAATGGTCATCCCTACAGACCCGTTGGACGCTGGTTGGTCGATCATGATCAGCTCAAGAAAGAAGAATTGAGCATGAGCCGAATTCGCGATTGGGCAACGGCCAACCCGGATCAGGTTCCGGAGTTATTGGCGAGCAATCCAAGTTATGTGTTCTTCGGTATCCGCCCAGAAAGCAACGAAGGCCCACGCGGTTCGCTCAACGTGCCACTGACGGCGGGTTACAGCGTGGCGATTGATCGCAAGGTCATTCCGCTGGGCAGCTTGCTATGGCTCTCCACCACCCGCCCAAACGGCGGGGCCATCGTCCGTCCAGTCGCCGCACAGGATACCGGTGGTGCAATTGCCGGCGAAGTTCGCGCGGACCTATTCACCGGTACCGGTGTGGAGGCTGGCGAACTGGCGGGAAACATGAAACAGTCGGGGCAAATCTGGTTGTTGTGGCCTAAAGATACGGCGATGCCGACGGTTCAGTGA
- a CDS encoding glutathione S-transferase, translating into MIIVHHLNNSRSQRILWLLEELAIPYELKCYQRDPTTNLAPPELKAINRLGKSPVIEDGSNVLIESGAIVDYLIRRHGHGQLQPDPSTSAYDEYVQWLHFAEGSAMLPLMLNLYVARLGEAGNALHPRIDSEVTNYLSYIDEALSHSDYLLGDELTGADIQLSFIGDVAKQFGKLGAYPHLAAWVDRTQARPAYQAALEKGGEYIFARH; encoded by the coding sequence ATGATCATCGTCCATCACCTGAACAACTCGCGCTCACAGCGGATCCTTTGGCTATTGGAAGAGCTGGCCATCCCCTACGAACTCAAGTGCTATCAGCGCGACCCAACGACAAATCTCGCACCGCCTGAGCTCAAAGCGATTAACCGGCTGGGCAAGTCGCCGGTCATCGAAGACGGTTCCAATGTCCTGATCGAATCCGGGGCAATCGTTGACTACCTGATTCGACGCCACGGCCACGGGCAGCTGCAACCAGACCCGTCCACGTCGGCGTATGACGAGTACGTGCAATGGCTGCACTTCGCCGAAGGCTCGGCCATGTTGCCGTTGATGCTGAACTTGTACGTCGCTCGTTTAGGGGAAGCCGGCAATGCGCTGCATCCTCGGATTGATTCGGAAGTGACCAACTACTTGAGCTATATCGACGAGGCGTTGAGCCATTCCGACTACCTGCTCGGCGATGAGCTGACCGGCGCAGACATTCAATTGAGCTTCATCGGCGATGTCGCCAAACAGTTCGGCAAACTGGGCGCTTACCCTCACCTCGCCGCGTGGGTAGACCGCACCCAAGCACGCCCTGCCTATCAAGCGGCGCTGGAGAAAGGCGGCGAATACATTTTTGCGCGGCATTGA
- a CDS encoding MFS transporter, giving the protein MTTNAAQAIPAEVATRLPTRRRYFMLFLLLIATIINYADRVNISIAAPFMAKDLGLDKFEMGLIFSAFAWTYAFALVPAGFISDRFGSRLTYGISLITWSIATVAQGAAGGFASLFGLRLGVGALEAPAFPANTRAVAIWFPIRERGLASSIYVSGQYLGTALFTGGLLWLATTYSWRYIFFTTGIVGVIFGIAWMYLYRDPLTCKKVSKEELQYIEDGGGLVKSSQERTKFNWRQVAELFRYRQIWAICIGKFASTSALYFFLTWFPTYLIEERHLTMIKVGIFAVLPFIGATVGVLLAGLVSDVLIRRGHTMSFARKLPLVVGSMLGMSIVLVNFTDSNVLCIAILTIAFFAQGIASASWAAVAEIAPKELIGLTGGVTSLAANIGGIITPIVIGAILNVTHSFTLAFYFIGAVALMGALSYSLLLGKLHRIVLVAR; this is encoded by the coding sequence ATGACTACTAACGCTGCGCAAGCCATACCTGCCGAGGTGGCCACCCGGTTACCGACACGGCGTCGCTACTTCATGCTTTTCTTGTTGTTGATCGCGACGATTATCAACTATGCGGACCGGGTCAACATCTCCATCGCCGCACCGTTCATGGCCAAAGACCTTGGGCTGGACAAGTTTGAGATGGGATTGATCTTCTCGGCGTTCGCTTGGACTTATGCGTTTGCGTTAGTACCGGCAGGTTTCATTTCAGACCGCTTCGGCTCACGGCTGACCTATGGTATTTCACTGATCACCTGGTCAATCGCTACCGTGGCACAGGGTGCCGCAGGTGGTTTCGCCTCATTGTTCGGGCTTCGGTTGGGCGTGGGTGCATTAGAAGCCCCGGCGTTCCCAGCAAACACTCGGGCAGTAGCCATTTGGTTCCCCATTCGTGAGCGCGGTTTGGCCAGCAGCATCTATGTCAGCGGACAGTACTTGGGCACAGCGTTGTTTACCGGCGGCCTGTTGTGGCTGGCGACGACCTACAGCTGGCGCTACATCTTCTTCACTACCGGCATTGTGGGTGTGATTTTCGGTATCGCTTGGATGTACCTGTACCGCGATCCTTTGACCTGCAAGAAAGTCAGCAAGGAAGAATTGCAGTACATCGAAGACGGTGGTGGTCTGGTCAAAAGTAGCCAGGAGCGCACTAAGTTCAACTGGCGCCAAGTGGCCGAATTGTTCCGCTATCGGCAGATCTGGGCGATTTGCATCGGCAAGTTTGCCAGCACGTCGGCCTTGTACTTCTTTTTGACGTGGTTCCCTACCTATCTGATTGAAGAGCGTCACCTGACCATGATCAAAGTCGGCATCTTCGCCGTGCTGCCGTTCATTGGCGCAACCGTCGGTGTGTTGTTGGCAGGGCTGGTGTCAGACGTCTTGATCCGTCGCGGCCACACCATGTCGTTTGCTCGCAAGTTACCGTTGGTAGTGGGGTCGATGCTTGGGATGTCCATCGTGTTGGTTAACTTCACTGACTCCAACGTGCTGTGTATCGCGATCTTGACCATCGCTTTCTTCGCTCAAGGTATTGCTTCCGCTTCATGGGCAGCAGTCGCGGAAATCGCACCGAAGGAATTGATCGGCTTGACCGGCGGTGTCACCAGCCTTGCGGCAAACATTGGCGGCATCATCACCCCTATCGTGATTGGCGCGATCTTGAACGTCACTCACTCCTTTACATTGGCCTTCTATTTCATTGGTGCGGTGGCCTTGATGGGCGCGTTGTCCTACTCACTGTTGCTGGGCAAGTTGCACCGCATCGTTCTGGTTGCGCGTTAA
- a CDS encoding fumarylacetoacetate hydrolase family protein: MSHYVFPPSSQPSLPVVGDTKRFAVARVFCLGRNYWWPDASTETAPERELPFFFMKPSQAVIDAQGELDYPSLTGEFCPEIELVIAIGKSGKDIAIADALDHVWGYGAGLDLTRRDLQMVAKQQGRPWEGSKAFDGSAPISAIVPVSTIGHPSQGAVWLKVNDVDRQRSDLANQIWSVAEVISHISRSVQLNPGDLIMTGTPPGVEGIQRGDTVTAGIDGIGHLSVSIKH; encoded by the coding sequence ATGAGCCACTATGTTTTCCCCCCGTCGTCCCAGCCAAGTTTGCCCGTAGTCGGTGACACCAAACGCTTTGCGGTGGCCAGGGTCTTTTGTCTCGGCCGTAACTACTGGTGGCCTGATGCATCGACTGAAACAGCACCAGAGCGTGAACTGCCGTTTTTCTTCATGAAGCCGTCTCAGGCTGTTATCGATGCACAAGGTGAGCTGGATTATCCGTCGTTGACCGGGGAGTTTTGCCCTGAGATCGAGCTGGTAATCGCTATCGGCAAGTCGGGTAAAGATATCGCTATCGCCGATGCCCTCGACCATGTGTGGGGTTACGGCGCCGGGTTGGATTTGACGCGGCGTGACTTACAAATGGTCGCGAAACAGCAGGGCAGGCCGTGGGAAGGTTCCAAGGCGTTCGACGGCTCCGCGCCGATAAGCGCTATTGTGCCGGTGAGCACCATCGGCCACCCGAGCCAAGGCGCGGTATGGCTGAAGGTCAATGATGTTGACCGCCAACGGTCAGACCTGGCGAATCAGATATGGTCGGTGGCCGAGGTGATCAGTCACATCTCTCGCTCCGTCCAGCTCAACCCCGGCGACTTGATCATGACCGGCACTCCACCTGGCGTGGAAGGCATCCAGCGCGGTGACACCGTGACCGCAGGCATTGACGGTATCGGCCATCTGTCGGTATCGATCAAACACTAA
- a CDS encoding SDR family oxidoreductase, with protein sequence MSNTSTLKVALVTGAGSGIGRAVAQALLADGFSVVLAGRRQEPLDELVEIAKAAGQSAIGVSTDVRDPASVDALFAKIEAVYGRLDVAFNNAGINAPAIPVDELDVDLWLNVINTNVTGVFLCARGAFGLMRKQSPQGGRIINNGSISAHTPRPFTGPYTASKHAVLGLTKALALDGREYNIACSQIDIGNALTDLSVRMTKGVRQANGQTAIEPMVDVKHIADAVRYIAALPLSANVLNMTVMATNMPFVGRG encoded by the coding sequence ATGTCCAACACGTCCACTTTGAAAGTTGCACTGGTAACGGGCGCAGGCAGCGGCATCGGTCGCGCTGTTGCTCAAGCACTGTTGGCTGATGGTTTCAGTGTGGTCCTGGCGGGTCGTCGCCAAGAACCGCTGGACGAATTGGTCGAGATTGCCAAAGCCGCGGGCCAAAGCGCCATTGGGGTCTCTACCGACGTTCGTGACCCTGCCAGCGTTGACGCGCTGTTTGCAAAAATCGAAGCGGTTTACGGTCGCCTGGACGTTGCCTTCAACAACGCCGGCATTAACGCGCCGGCTATTCCAGTGGACGAGCTTGACGTCGACCTGTGGCTGAACGTGATCAACACCAACGTCACCGGCGTGTTCCTTTGCGCTCGCGGCGCGTTCGGTTTGATGAGAAAGCAAAGCCCACAGGGCGGTCGCATCATTAACAACGGCTCTATTTCTGCCCATACGCCGCGTCCTTTCACCGGGCCTTACACCGCCAGCAAGCACGCGGTGCTGGGTTTGACCAAAGCTTTGGCGCTGGATGGCCGCGAATACAACATCGCGTGCAGCCAGATCGACATCGGTAACGCGTTGACCGACCTGTCGGTGCGCATGACCAAAGGTGTTCGTCAGGCTAACGGGCAAACAGCAATCGAACCGATGGTTGATGTCAAACACATCGCTGACGCCGTGCGTTACATTGCGGCTTTGCCGCTGTCAGCCAACGTGCTGAACATGACTGTGATGGCAACCAACATGCCGTTCGTTGGCCGGGGCTAA
- a CDS encoding 2-hydroxyacid dehydrogenase, whose product MKPEILQLSPVLIPSINEKLNELFTIRPYFQQAQADKEAFLQEHAANIRGVISGGHTGITRAMMERLPALEVVAVNGVGTDAVDMAYARERGIHVTATIGALTDDVADLAIGLLIAVCRGINTGDRYVRDGKWGKSATPLVPLPLARQFSGMHVGIVGMGRVGRAVAARAAAFNCNISYTDLQTISDVPYDFVDNLAELAKQCDALIVAAAADKVEGIINAEVLNALGKDGYLINVARGKLVNETDLVAALTEGRIAGAGLDVFVDEPHVPEALWSMENVVLQPHRASATVETRTRMGEIVVVSLEQNFRGERPAYSLTT is encoded by the coding sequence ATGAAACCCGAAATTTTGCAGTTGAGTCCTGTGTTGATCCCGTCGATCAACGAAAAGTTGAATGAGCTGTTTACGATTCGTCCGTACTTTCAGCAGGCTCAGGCCGATAAAGAAGCCTTTTTGCAAGAACACGCGGCCAATATTCGCGGCGTTATTTCCGGTGGTCATACCGGGATTACCCGGGCAATGATGGAGCGTTTGCCAGCGCTGGAAGTGGTGGCGGTCAATGGCGTCGGCACTGATGCCGTGGACATGGCCTACGCCCGGGAACGGGGTATTCACGTCACTGCAACCATCGGCGCATTGACCGATGACGTGGCTGACTTGGCGATTGGCCTGCTGATCGCGGTCTGTCGTGGGATCAACACCGGCGACCGTTATGTACGTGACGGCAAGTGGGGCAAGAGCGCCACGCCGTTGGTGCCATTGCCTTTGGCTCGCCAATTCAGCGGCATGCACGTCGGCATCGTCGGTATGGGCCGGGTAGGGCGTGCAGTCGCAGCCCGTGCCGCAGCGTTCAACTGCAATATCAGCTACACCGATCTCCAGACCATCAGCGACGTGCCTTATGATTTTGTCGACAACCTCGCCGAATTGGCCAAGCAGTGCGATGCGCTGATCGTTGCGGCAGCTGCGGATAAAGTAGAAGGCATCATTAACGCTGAAGTGCTCAACGCACTGGGCAAAGACGGCTACCTGATCAACGTCGCCCGTGGCAAATTGGTCAACGAAACCGACCTGGTTGCTGCGCTGACCGAAGGCCGTATCGCCGGTGCCGGTCTGGATGTGTTCGTCGACGAGCCGCATGTGCCTGAAGCGCTGTGGAGCATGGAAAACGTCGTGCTGCAGCCGCACCGTGCCAGCGCAACGGTTGAGACACGCACCCGCATGGGCGAAATCGTCGTGGTCAGTCTGGAGCAGAACTTCCGTGGCGAACGACCGGCTTATAGCTTGACGACTTGA
- a CDS encoding GNAT family protein, whose protein sequence is MNALPLEIHLTGLTVELQPLQLRHTPQLLDAAADGQLWSMTLTVVPGPDTVEQYVSTALEGRQAGTVMPFAIIQRETGKLVGSTRFWKIDRKNRKLEIGHTWLSESVQRSGINTEVKHLLLMYAFEVMHCVRVQFTTDELNEKSRAAILRIGATQEGIVRHERIMPDGRKRNSVRFSIIDSEWPNVKALLEAKMRR, encoded by the coding sequence ATGAACGCCCTGCCCCTTGAAATCCACCTGACCGGGTTGACCGTCGAACTTCAACCGCTGCAACTGAGGCATACCCCACAACTGCTGGACGCCGCCGCTGACGGGCAATTATGGAGCATGACACTCACCGTGGTGCCGGGGCCGGACACGGTCGAGCAGTATGTTTCGACGGCGCTGGAGGGAAGACAGGCAGGCACAGTGATGCCGTTCGCGATCATTCAGCGCGAAACCGGCAAGCTGGTGGGAAGTACACGTTTTTGGAAGATTGACCGCAAGAATCGAAAGCTGGAAATTGGTCACACTTGGTTGAGCGAGTCAGTGCAGCGCTCGGGGATCAATACCGAAGTGAAGCACCTGCTGCTGATGTACGCCTTCGAGGTCATGCACTGCGTGCGGGTGCAATTTACCACCGACGAACTGAATGAAAAATCCCGCGCAGCCATCTTGCGGATTGGCGCGACGCAGGAAGGGATTGTCCGTCATGAACGAATCATGCCCGACGGCCGCAAACGCAACTCCGTGCGCTTCAGCATCATCGATTCGGAATGGCCGAACGTGAAAGCGTTGCTGGAAGCGAAGATGCGTCGTTAA
- a CDS encoding DNA polymerase II, with translation MDLQQGFVLTRHWRDSALGTEVEFWLATDNGPRHIRLPHQPSVAFIPVEQQERAKSLLRSERNVELRPLDLCDFRHRPVLGLYCQQHRQLMNVDKQLRAFGVDVYEADVRPPERYMMERFITAPVTFSGKPGANGLLLDAQMKPAPEYRPSLKLVSLDIETTAQGELYSIALEGCGQRQVYMLGPPNGVEDEVDFLFEYCDSRAQLLEKLNEWLVRHDPDAIIGWNLVQFDLRVLHEHAQRLNVPLRLGRGGEEMGWRQHSTRNNHYFASAAGRLIIDGIEALRSATWSFPSFSLENVAQTLLGEGKAINNAYQKMDEINRMFAEDKPALARYNLKDCELVTRIFAKTELLTFLLERASVTGLPADSSGGSVAAFSNLYMPLMHRQGFVAPNLGERPPEASPGGFVMDSKPGLYESVLVLDYKSLYPSIIRTFLIDPVGLVEGIRQPGDAESVPGFRGARFSRTRHCLPAIISRVSEGREVAKRERNAPLSQALKIIMNAFYGVLGSSGCRFFDPRLASSITLRGHEIMRKTRELIEAEGHAVIYGDTDSTFVWLRRTHTEEDAARIGRALVLHVNQWWRGYLQQTFGLDSVLELQLETHFRRFLMPTLRGAEEGSKKRYAGLVTRADGRDEMVYKGLETVRTDWSPLAQQFQQELYERIFNRQPYQDYVRDYVRKTLKGELDDLLIYRKRLRRKLDDYQRNVPPHVRAARMADEYNDQQGRPRQYQSGGWISYLMTTAGPEPLETQTAPIDYDHYVTRQLQPVADAILPFVNDDFSTLVGGQMGLF, from the coding sequence GTGGATTTACAGCAGGGTTTTGTCCTGACCCGACATTGGCGCGACAGCGCCTTGGGTACCGAAGTCGAGTTTTGGCTGGCCACCGATAACGGCCCTCGGCACATTCGGCTGCCGCACCAACCCTCAGTGGCGTTTATCCCGGTCGAGCAGCAGGAGCGAGCCAAGTCATTACTGCGCAGCGAACGTAACGTCGAACTTCGGCCGTTGGACCTGTGCGATTTCCGTCACCGCCCGGTGCTAGGCCTTTATTGCCAGCAGCATCGGCAACTGATGAATGTCGACAAGCAATTGCGCGCCTTTGGGGTCGATGTCTACGAGGCGGATGTTCGGCCACCGGAACGCTACATGATGGAGCGTTTTATCACCGCACCCGTGACGTTCAGTGGAAAGCCGGGCGCCAACGGCCTGCTGCTTGATGCCCAGATGAAGCCGGCGCCAGAGTACCGACCGTCATTGAAGCTGGTCTCGCTGGACATCGAAACCACGGCGCAAGGCGAGCTGTATTCCATCGCGCTGGAGGGGTGTGGCCAGCGTCAGGTTTATATGCTCGGGCCGCCGAATGGCGTGGAGGATGAGGTCGATTTTCTGTTTGAGTACTGCGACAGCCGTGCGCAGTTGCTGGAAAAACTCAACGAATGGCTGGTCCGCCACGACCCTGATGCAATCATCGGCTGGAACCTGGTGCAATTCGATCTGCGCGTGCTGCACGAACACGCGCAGCGCCTGAACGTGCCGTTACGCCTCGGACGCGGCGGCGAGGAGATGGGTTGGCGTCAGCACAGTACGCGCAATAATCATTATTTCGCGTCGGCGGCCGGGCGTTTGATCATTGACGGCATCGAAGCGTTGCGTTCGGCGACTTGGAGCTTTCCTTCGTTCAGCCTGGAGAACGTCGCGCAAACCTTGTTGGGTGAAGGTAAAGCGATCAACAACGCATACCAAAAAATGGACGAAATCAACCGCATGTTTGCCGAGGACAAGCCGGCGCTGGCCCGCTACAACCTCAAAGACTGCGAGCTGGTGACGCGAATATTTGCCAAAACCGAACTGCTGACGTTTTTGCTGGAGCGGGCCTCGGTGACGGGGTTGCCTGCTGACAGCAGCGGTGGATCAGTCGCCGCCTTCAGTAATCTGTACATGCCGCTGATGCACCGCCAAGGCTTTGTGGCGCCAAACCTCGGCGAGCGCCCGCCCGAGGCCAGCCCTGGTGGTTTTGTCATGGACTCGAAACCGGGTTTGTATGAGTCGGTATTGGTGCTGGATTACAAGAGCCTGTACCCGTCGATTATCCGCACTTTCCTGATTGACCCGGTGGGACTGGTCGAAGGCATACGCCAGCCCGGCGATGCAGAGTCGGTGCCGGGTTTTCGTGGCGCACGATTCTCCCGCACCCGGCATTGTTTGCCTGCGATCATTTCTCGTGTGTCCGAAGGCCGCGAAGTGGCGAAACGTGAACGTAACGCGCCGTTGTCTCAGGCTCTGAAAATCATCATGAATGCGTTTTATGGCGTGTTGGGGTCCAGCGGCTGCCGCTTCTTCGATCCGCGTCTGGCGTCGTCCATCACCTTGCGCGGTCACGAGATCATGCGCAAAACCCGCGAACTGATCGAGGCTGAAGGTCACGCGGTGATCTACGGCGATACCGACTCCACCTTTGTCTGGCTCCGTCGCACGCATACCGAGGAAGACGCCGCGCGTATCGGGCGCGCGTTGGTGTTGCACGTCAACCAATGGTGGCGTGGGTATCTGCAACAGACGTTTGGACTGGACAGCGTGCTTGAACTGCAATTGGAGACGCACTTCCGGCGTTTTTTGATGCCGACCCTGCGGGGTGCCGAGGAGGGCAGCAAGAAACGTTACGCCGGCCTCGTCACCCGGGCGGACGGTCGCGACGAGATGGTCTACAAAGGGCTGGAGACCGTGCGCACCGATTGGTCACCGTTGGCGCAACAGTTTCAGCAGGAACTGTATGAACGAATCTTCAACCGGCAACCGTACCAAGACTACGTACGCGATTACGTTCGCAAGACCTTGAAAGGCGAGCTTGATGATCTGTTGATTTACCGCAAGCGGCTGCGGCGCAAACTGGACGATTACCAACGCAACGTGCCACCCCACGTCCGCGCGGCGCGAATGGCTGATGAGTACAACGACCAGCAGGGTCGGCCACGGCAATACCAGAGCGGCGGTTGGATCAGTTACTTGATGACCACCGCCGGGCCTGAGCCGCTGGAGACCCAAACGGCGCCCATCGACTACGACCACTACGTCACCCGCCAACTGCAACCCGTGGCAGACGCGATTCTGCCGTTTGTGAATGACGACTTCAGCACATTGGTTGGCGGGCAAATGGGTTTGTTTTGA
- a CDS encoding DUF1501 domain-containing protein: MNRREFLLATAAAAALPSLSFSGKLFAAPPSAPRFLFVFLRGGYDCNNLLVPYNSDFYYDSRPTLAIARPDQGNLDSAIALDSNWGLNPVLRDSIYPLWQRKQIAFVPFAGTDDLSRSHFETQDNIESGEPSQQRNGYGSGFLARLALAAPDSAPIAFTDALPLSFQGGKDIPNLSLRGVSKPAFDNRQSSILASMYKGTPLAASASDGLELRQHVSKDLEEEMMRANRGAATAKNFAAETQRIATLMRDQYRLGFVDVGGWDTHVNQGSTTGNLANNLANLGQGLAAYAQALGDEWNTTTVVVVSEFGRTFRENGDRGTDHGHGTVYWVLGGNVRGGRIVGEQVAVNQNTLLQNRDYPVLNNYRDLLGGLLGRTWGLSTSQLQAVFPGARPNALQLV; this comes from the coding sequence ATGAACCGTCGAGAATTCCTGTTAGCAACCGCTGCTGCCGCAGCGTTGCCAAGCCTGTCGTTTTCCGGGAAATTATTTGCCGCGCCACCTTCCGCGCCCCGATTCCTGTTTGTGTTCTTGCGCGGCGGCTATGACTGCAACAACTTGTTGGTGCCTTACAACAGCGACTTTTACTACGATTCGCGGCCTACCCTGGCCATCGCCAGACCCGATCAGGGCAACCTCGACAGTGCCATCGCACTTGATTCCAATTGGGGGCTGAACCCGGTGCTGCGCGACTCGATCTACCCGCTGTGGCAACGCAAACAAATCGCCTTCGTCCCGTTCGCAGGCACCGACGACCTGTCGCGCAGCCACTTCGAAACTCAGGACAACATCGAATCCGGCGAGCCGAGCCAGCAGCGCAACGGGTACGGCTCGGGCTTCCTCGCCCGCTTGGCGCTAGCTGCCCCCGACAGCGCGCCCATTGCATTCACTGACGCATTGCCGCTGAGTTTTCAAGGCGGTAAAGACATTCCTAACCTGTCGTTGCGTGGGGTTTCGAAACCGGCGTTCGATAATCGGCAATCGTCGATCCTCGCCAGCATGTACAAGGGTACCCCGCTTGCCGCGTCTGCGTCTGACGGCCTTGAGCTGCGCCAGCATGTCTCGAAAGACCTGGAGGAAGAGATGATGCGCGCCAATCGCGGCGCGGCTACGGCGAAGAACTTTGCTGCCGAAACCCAACGTATCGCCACGTTAATGCGCGACCAGTACCGGTTGGGGTTCGTCGATGTGGGCGGTTGGGACACCCACGTCAATCAAGGCAGTACCACGGGCAATCTCGCTAACAACCTGGCCAACCTCGGTCAAGGCTTGGCAGCGTATGCCCAAGCACTCGGTGACGAGTGGAACACCACCACGGTGGTGGTGGTGTCTGAATTCGGCCGCACATTTCGCGAGAACGGCGACCGTGGCACCGATCATGGCCATGGCACGGTGTACTGGGTGCTTGGCGGCAACGTTCGGGGTGGGCGCATCGTCGGCGAGCAAGTCGCGGTGAACCAGAACACACTGCTGCAAAACCGCGATTACCCCGTGCTTAACAATTACCGCGACCTGCTCGGCGGATTGCTCGGGCGTACGTGGGGCTTGTCCACTTCACAGCTTCAAGCCGTGTTCCCCGGCGCGCGACCCAATGCGCTGCAATTGGTTTGA